TCCTGGGGCGAGTTGTGCAACGCCCGCCAGACGCTCGGGTTCGTGCGGTTGGCCCGCATCATCGACGGCCTGCACGGGGAGCTAGTGGCGGGAGGAGCAAGCATCGAGTACGCCGCGGCGCTCGCCAGCTATGGGAGCTCCAATCTCGCAAGGCGCATGAAATACAGCAGTCGGAGCGCGACACTTCAGATACCGGAGCAAGCAGTTGGCCATATTTTCTTCAATGACTCTGGGATTTCGCACAGCTTCGACTATTTCGAGACTGGCTGCGGGAAGGGTCCTGGTACGTGGGCTTCCTTCGCCACGCAGACGGTTCGCTACATGGGGAGACAGGTCGCGCGAAACGCAGGACGTAGCGCCACGATCCAGCGCGGCACAGCAACCGAGTTGCCGCTGCCGGACGGCTCTCTTGATGCGGTGATGACCGACCCGCCCTACGACGCCATGATCAACTACTGCGACTCGTCGGACTTGATGTATGTCTGGCTGAAGCGGGCACTGCGGTCAGCGCATCCCTGGTTCGGGGCCACGACCGATCCTCACGGCCTGCAGGAGAAGACCGAGGAGGCGGTCATCAGGTTCGGCTCGGTCGGAGACGACCACCGCAGCGAGGCCAACTACCGGTCGTGCATTACCAAGGCATTCGAGCAGGCGCGCCGAAAGGTCACTGCTGACGGGGTGGTGACCATCGTGTTCGGCCACGGCGACCCCGACGCATGGGCGAGGGTGCTGACAGCGGTCTCCGACGCGGGCCTGGTGCTTACGGGGTCGTGGCCGTGCAGCACCGAGAAGGGAGGCAAGCAGACCGGCGAGTACATCGACAACACGATCGTGATGGCTTGCCGCGCCGGTGCCGCGGACCGCCCTGTGGGCGATGTGCGATACGTGGACGACGCGGTGCGGGCGGAGATCGCGAATCGTGTGCCGGCATGGACCGCAGACGGGCTGGCCGACTCGGACCAGCGGATGGCGGCGATTGCCCCGGCGATGGAGGTTGTGGGCCGCTACTGCGAGGTACGCGACTTCACGGGCGCCCCGGTGCCGATACAGCACTTCCTGGGGTTGGCGCACAAGGCCGTGGAGGAGGCCGCCGATGTGCGCATTGACAAGTTCCGTCTCGCCGACTTCGATGAGCGCACCCGCTTCGCGCTGTCTTGGGCGCGCCAGCACGGCAGGCGGGTGGCAGCGGGCTCCGAGGCGCGGTGGCAGCGGCTGTCATACGACATGACCGAGAAGGATGTGGGCGGCATCATCCAAAAGGTCAAGGGCGGGCCGAGGCTGGCCTTCGGGGATGAGATCGCCGACAAGCTTGACCTGCATGCCAACAGCGCCGTCGTAGACATCGCGCTAGCGGTAGCAGCCGAGGGCCGCGCCCTGGCGGAGATCGCCGAGGCGTTGCATGCGCTGGACCGCGAGAACGACGAGATGCTGTGGGCGGCGATGGCGGCACTGGCCCGCGCCGTCGGCGAAGGCGACCGCGACGGGCAGACCTGGACGTGGGTGGTGCGGCAACGAAACCTCATCTGTGACCGTGCGCTGCGCGCCCGCGACGCGCAGGAGCGAGAACGGGAGCGCATGACCTCAGAGGCGGCGCAAGGCACGATCTTCTAGCAGAGAGAGGACGAGTCCATGTCCAGCACAAGCGCGCCGTGGTGGGAAGTCATCGCACTACGCGACGAGGTCACAGCCAGCGACGGCGCAATCGACGATGTGCAGATGTCGCTTCACGACGCCGTGTTCGGCAGGCAGGGAGTCGGTGCGGGGCGCACCCCTTACGCCGACGCCAGCTACTACGGCGACATAACCCATCCGACGGGGAACCTTGTGGAATTGATG
The nucleotide sequence above comes from bacterium. Encoded proteins:
- a CDS encoding DUF1156 domain-containing protein, with the protein product MTTRMIERWFPCGEVSYQCAGRGWGSGFAEKSLFTWFASRPLAQAKAAVVCSLLPWPDDEHKDEQERLKRLVRGAMQGYDASNSELRKELAKHYPDGASMCDPFSGRAMIPLEAARLGVRSWGIDYSPVATLAGKLLAEYPLRDWDCEPGLPFDGYPDHEARHFTEPRLLRDVRFVLDLVGQRYEDAMGEFYPVVNGKRPWGYVWAVTLPCTNCGNRFPLTGSLELRRPRPAKAGRHPKPADPGQSYRIVADASTGRFHTEVHDGPPEGAPTLVKTPGRRGKTGVCCFCSNPHPLDTLKRMMRDGLKDDAMLAVADCDDSVGKGYRAPAAADLDAIVPVAAALATEPPFGRGLPAVPTERLDPGLSAFIGPAGYGYRSWGELCNARQTLGFVRLARIIDGLHGELVAGGASIEYAAALASYGSSNLARRMKYSSRSATLQIPEQAVGHIFFNDSGISHSFDYFETGCGKGPGTWASFATQTVRYMGRQVARNAGRSATIQRGTATELPLPDGSLDAVMTDPPYDAMINYCDSSDLMYVWLKRALRSAHPWFGATTDPHGLQEKTEEAVIRFGSVGDDHRSEANYRSCITKAFEQARRKVTADGVVTIVFGHGDPDAWARVLTAVSDAGLVLTGSWPCSTEKGGKQTGEYIDNTIVMACRAGAADRPVGDVRYVDDAVRAEIANRVPAWTADGLADSDQRMAAIAPAMEVVGRYCEVRDFTGAPVPIQHFLGLAHKAVEEAADVRIDKFRLADFDERTRFALSWARQHGRRVAAGSEARWQRLSYDMTEKDVGGIIQKVKGGPRLAFGDEIADKLDLHANSAVVDIALAVAAEGRALAEIAEALHALDRENDEMLWAAMAALARAVGEGDRDGQTWTWVVRQRNLICDRALRARDAQERERERMTSEAAQGTIF